Proteins co-encoded in one Arachis hypogaea cultivar Tifrunner chromosome 13, arahy.Tifrunner.gnm2.J5K5, whole genome shotgun sequence genomic window:
- the LOC112738192 gene encoding probable WRKY transcription factor 11, which produces MAVDLVGVPRMRMEQQEQVAIQEAASAGLKSMEHLIRLLSSQSQSHSPSTSSSPLPNNNNNLNCSQLTDFTVSKFKQVINLLNRTGHARFRRAPPQQQPNPTPQAQPGTTTAFTLDFHKPTILNSKPAVNKDVDQEMELSISPPVSTTTSSTFMSSITGDASVSDGKIGPFLTLPAPPPAPVASGKPPLSSSHRKRCHDATLSGKASSSAHCHCSKRRKSRVKRTIRVPAISSKIADIPPDEFSWRKYGQKPIKGSPYPRGYYKCSTVRGCPARKHVERAQDDPKMLIVTYEGEHRHNPQPHSPETAGTPAVTSAGGFSLRSC; this is translated from the exons ATGGCAGTGGATCTGGTAGGAGTTCCACGGATGAGGATggaacaacaagaacaagttgCAATTCAAGAAGCTGCTTCGGCTGGCTTGAAGAGCATGGAGCATCTCATTCGCCTcctctcttctcaatctcaatctcATTCTCCTTCTACTTCCTCTTCCCCTCTCCCGAACAATAATAACAACCTCAACTGCTCCCAACTAACCGACTTCACAGTTTCCAAGTTCAAGCAAGTCATCAACCTCCTTAACCGCACTGGCCACGCCCGCTTCCGCCGCGCACCACCACAACAACAGCCCAACCCTACCCCTCAGGCCCAGCCTGGAACCACCACCGCCTTCACGCTAGATTTCCACAAACCCACCATTCTGAACTCCAAGCCCGCCGTCAACAAGGATGTCGACCAAGAAATGGAACTTAGTATTTCCCCTCCTGTTTCCACAACCACCTCCTCCACCTTCATGTCCTCCATCACCGGCGATGCTAGCGTCTCCGACGGCAAGATTGGCCCCTTCCTTACCCTTCCAGCTCCGCCTCCCGCTCCCGTTGCCTCCGGAAAAcctcctctctcttcttctcacCGGAAAAGGTGCCATGACGCAACCCTCTCCGGAAAAGCCTCCTCCTCCGCTCACTGCCATTGCTCCAAGAGAAG GAAATCACGTGTGAAACGAACGATCCGTGTGCCGGCTATAAGTTCGAAGATCGCCGATATACCGCCTGACGAATTCTCGTGGAGAAAGTACGGTCAGAAACCGATCAAGGGCTCACCTTACCCTCG TGGTTACTATAAGTGCAGCACCGTGAGAGGATGTCCGGCCAGGAAGCATGTGGAGAGAGCACAAGACGATCCGAAGATGCTAATAGTGACGTACGAAGGGGAACACCGTCACAATCCCCAGCCACACTCGCCGGAAACTGCCGGCACTCCCGCCGTCACCTCTGCTGGTGGTTTTAGCCTCCGGTCGTGTTGA